In Mercurialis annua linkage group LG5, ddMerAnnu1.2, whole genome shotgun sequence, a single genomic region encodes these proteins:
- the LOC126682232 gene encoding auxin-responsive protein SAUR21-like: MGIRLLSIVFPNVRQMLRGKTVLARNHHQQQRHQSSDVPKGHLAVYVGEHQVMRRFIVPISYLSHPSFKDLLNRSEEEFGFDHPMGGLTIPCNEDDFLDLTSKFNAS; encoded by the coding sequence ATGGGAATTCGGTTGCTATCCATAGTGTTTCCTAATGTCAGGCAGATGCTGAGAGGGAAGACTGTTCTTGCAAGAAACCATCATCAGCAGCAACGCCATCAAAGTTCGGACGTACCAAAAGGACATTTAGCTGTGTATGTTGGAGAGCATCAAGTTATGAGGAGATTTATCGTACCGATATCGTATTTAAGTCATCCGTCTTTTAAAGATTTGCTTAATCGATCCGAGGAAGAGTTTGGTTTCGATCATCCGATGGGCGGCCTTACGATTCCTTGTAATGAAGATGATTTTCTTGATCTTACTTCTAAGTTTAATGCTTCTTGA